A segment of the Polyangiaceae bacterium genome:
TACGGACGGCCCGCTCCAACCCGCGAGAACGAACACGATACCTCGATCGATCTGCTCCGGTTGATCGCTGCAGCGCACGACCGTGCCGGGCGGACTCGCGGCGAACCGTTGGATGAGGTCGCCTACAAGGTCCTTTGAACACGAGATTAACGGCATGCGCTCAGGCCCATCTCGCAGCTGCTCGGCGCGATCAGTCAACACTTCCCACGTTGCGGTGGCGTGCGCCACGCAGTATTCAAGCCCCGGTTCCCGTTGAGAAGCGACAATGACTGACGTGGTGATCGTAGACGCTGGGCTCGGCAATTTGCGCTCGGTGGAGAAGTCGGTGGTGCGCGCGGCCGCGGAGTGCGGCAAGCCGGATCTCCACGTGCAGCACAGCGCCGATCCGGAGCTGATCCGCAAGGCCGCGCGCATCGTCGTGCCGGGGCAAGGTGGCTTTCGGGACTGTGCCACGGTGTTCGCGGGTGAAATCGGCGAGGCGGTGCGCGAACAGCTCAAGCGCGGTACGCCCTACTTCGGCATTTGTCTTGGCTTGCAGGTGCTGTTCGAGAGCAGTGAGGAGGCCCCCGGCGCCGGCCTTGGCTGGTTCGAAGGCCATGTGGCGCGGCTCCAAGGCGCGCCCGCGACTGACGACAGCGCTGCGATCAAGGTGCCGCACATGGGCTGGAACCAGCTGCAGATCCCTGGGGAAGTGCACCCGTATCTCGCCAAGGCTGGCGGCGCCGGGAGTTGGTTCTACTTCGTGCACTCTTTCCACGCGGTACCGAAAGACAGCGGCTTGGTGGCGGCCCAAGTCGACTATGGCCCGAACCACGTGACCGCGGCGGTCGCCAAAGATCACGTGTTTGCGACGCAGTTTCACCCTGAAAAGAGCCAAGCCGCGGGCCTGCAGCTGCTAGAAGCCTTCCTGGCTGCTTGAGGCGACCTCGAGCCGTCTTCAGCCGCCGCACCTTGCTTCACCGCACCTTTCTTCGCCGCACCTCCCCCCCAAAAACCGAAGAGCTCTAAGCATGTTCGAAGTCATTCCCGCCATTGATCTCCTGGAAGGCAAAGCCGTCCGGCTACTTCAAGGGCGCTACGATCAGGTCACGGCGTACGAGACGGATCCCGCGGAGCTCGCGGCGACTTGGCGCGGACAGGTGCCGCGCCTGCACGTTGTGGATTTGGAAGGCGCCAAGGCCGGACAGGCGGTGCAGAAGGACTTGGTGCGCCGGGTGGTCGACGCCTTCGGTCCAGGCGTCCAAGTTGGTGGCGGTGTCCGGAGCCTCGCGGCGGCGGAGAGCTACCTCGAGCTCGGTGTGGATCGCGTCGTCGTCGGCACGCTAGCCATCCGTGAACCTGAGACCTTCAAGGCGCTGGTGCTGAAGCACCCAAACCGGGTGGTGGTTGCGTTGGACGCCAAGGGCGGACGCGTTGCGACCGACGGTTGGCTCGACGTCTCGGAGAAGCTCGCCGTCGACGTGGCGAAGGAGCTGTCCGTGTTGCCTGTCGCGGCGGTGCTCTACACCGACATCGACAAGGACGGCACCGAGCGCGGCCCCAACTTCGCGGAGACGGCGCGCCTGGCGCGTGACGGCGGGTTGCCCGT
Coding sequences within it:
- the hisH gene encoding imidazole glycerol phosphate synthase subunit HisH, whose amino-acid sequence is MTDVVIVDAGLGNLRSVEKSVVRAAAECGKPDLHVQHSADPELIRKAARIVVPGQGGFRDCATVFAGEIGEAVREQLKRGTPYFGICLGLQVLFESSEEAPGAGLGWFEGHVARLQGAPATDDSAAIKVPHMGWNQLQIPGEVHPYLAKAGGAGSWFYFVHSFHAVPKDSGLVAAQVDYGPNHVTAAVAKDHVFATQFHPEKSQAAGLQLLEAFLAA
- the hisA gene encoding 1-(5-phosphoribosyl)-5-[(5-phosphoribosylamino)methylideneamino]imidazole-4-carboxamide isomerase, translated to MFEVIPAIDLLEGKAVRLLQGRYDQVTAYETDPAELAATWRGQVPRLHVVDLEGAKAGQAVQKDLVRRVVDAFGPGVQVGGGVRSLAAAESYLELGVDRVVVGTLAIREPETFKALVLKHPNRVVVALDAKGGRVATDGWLDVSEKLAVDVAKELSVLPVAAVLYTDIDKDGTERGPNFAETARLARDGGLPVIASGGVGTLDHIRELTKSAADGVLGAIVGKALHEGRFTLSEAVAASKG